A region of the Mytilus trossulus isolate FHL-02 chromosome 11, PNRI_Mtr1.1.1.hap1, whole genome shotgun sequence genome:
ttcaggATGTCAGGATTtgaatttctttgtttttaagcctgggattgtttttatctatttataaagACAGTCTACTAGCTATATCTGCAAAATTAAACTTGTTAgtaaaatcatgataattatcTTGCCTTTCttatcattttaataattaaaaatgtctgTTCTTGTTTTCCCAATCTTGTCATTAGGGAACAACCACTCAAACTTCAAAGTTGGTCTCGCATTGATAAACTTCTAAACAATTTTCTGACTTGGGCAAAGAAACATAACACTCCACCCCCTTACCTGCCAACCCCTTTTTCTGAGTTCatcctagtccaaatatatagACTACATTCATCCAGACAATGATCACattgatttcaaattattttaggattaaaattcttgttttttcaGTTATGTCATTCATTAACAACCCGAATGAGAAatatgaaacattgaacttgaAGGCCTTAAGGTTACCTTTAACTTCAGAAACAGATTTAGGGGAAGGCTACCGGgatcatacaacatgtacaaagtcAATGGATATATGTATGCTTAATGTAGACTTTTTACCTGTTGCACACCAAACTTTTATTGTTTTGGGCCCCCGTTACCCCTTTTTTCAATGTATCCTGGATCCTTATTTGAGTTTCTTTTTTGGACTTTGGTCTATGAATATAATCCCAAAACACAATCCGAGTCTTGTCTTTTGTAGTATGGAACATTGTAGTGAAATTTCAGATAGATCCATACATTTAAAcataagttattgtctggaaactacaaaaatgatattttggccctttttggATTGTAATTCCTACATGTTTTTGGGAAGTTATCCAAAGCTCGATCCCAGACTTCCcttttgtgatatggaaccttgtggtacaatgtcagcAAGATTCATACACTTACAGTTATAGTCAGAGAACTAGCAAAATGCCCTTTTTGcccctttattcctaaactgtttgccCCATAACTATGGCAAGCCAAAGTGGACAAAAAGagctattttctaatattaaaaaatgattttctaatattaaaaaatcattttctaatattagaaaatcattttttaatattagaaaatcattttttaatattagaaaatcattttctaatattaaaaattaaggtactttttaatatagaaaatgattttttaatattaaaaaatcatttcttaatattagaaaatccttttttaatattagaaaatccttttttaatattagaaaatcattttttaatattagaaaatcattttttaatattagaaaaccattttttaatattagaaaatcattttctaatattaaaaagtaccttattttttaatattagaaaatgattttctaatattaaaaaatgattttctaatattagaaaatgattttctaatattagaaaatgattttttaatattagaaaatgatttattaatattagaaaatgaatttgtaatataagaaattacttttgattttctaatattagaaaatgcatttcttatattaaaaaatgattttcttatattagaaaatgattttctaatattaaaaaatgaatttctaatattaaaaaatgaatttctaatattaaaaaaacatttagtaatataagaaaatgaatttctaatataagaaattacttttgattttctaatattagaaaatgaatttctaatattaaaaaatgattttctaatattagaaaatgattttctaatattagaaaatgattttctaatattaaaaaaggattttctaatattaagaaatgattttttaatattaaaccagatgctccgcagggcgtagctttatacgactgcagaggttgaaccctgaacggttggggcaagtatggacacaacattcaagctggattcagctctaaatttggattgtgattaaatagttgacacagcataggtttctgacacagaatgaatgtgttctaatgaaattaaaatttttgttttctcttagagcaattcactatgctgttgaatattattcctctcaaaaaaatgtttgaagaaattttctctttatttatgaaatttcaaatgagaaaattgaacccaattttttaatcacatccccctttcccttattccaaaactaatctcaattaaaatttctaatggagtttgcaacaattactactgatttaaatacatcataaaatattaagatgtaaaaaaaaatgcttgttatcactgaatggtaaagattattttaatttatcagttggtagtaaaaagtgaatatacattgtatattgtatatataacaaagatttaagttgattctggacaaagaaagataactccaaataaaaaaattcttacaattagatatttcttgctttctattctagacaaagaaagataactctaattaaaaacaaaattgctatttcacaatattttgcaataagatatttcttgccattgcacaatactgtgcaattgaaaagacttgctattgcacaaaacttaatataataattttagatcctgatttggaccaacttgaaaactgggcccataatcaaaaatctaagtacatgtttggattcagcatatcaaagaaccccaagatttcaatttttgttaaaatcaaactaagtttaattttggaccctttggacttgaatgtagaccaatttgaaaacaagaccaaaaaggaggaatctacatacacagttagatttggcatatcaaagaaccccatttattcaatttttgatgaaatcaaacaaagtttaaattttgaccccgatttggaccaacttgaaaactgggccgataatcaagaatctaagtacatttttagattcagcatatcaaagaacccaaccgattaattttttgtcaaaatcaaacgaagtttaattttggaccctttggaccttaatgtagaccaatttggaaacaggaccaaaagttaaaaatctacatacacagttagattcagcatatcaaagaaccccaattattcaattttgatgaaatcaaacaaagtttaattttggaccctttgggccccttattcctaaactgttgggaccaaaactcccaaaatcattaccaaccttccttttatggtcataaaccttgtgtttaaatttcatagatttctatttacttatactaaagttatggtgcgaaaaccaagaaaaatgcttatttgggtccctttttggcccctaattcctaaactgttgggacctaaacacccaaaatcaataccaaccttccttttgtggtcataaacattgtgtttaaatttcattattttctatttactttaactaaagttattgtgcgaaaaccaagaattatgcttatttgggcccttttttggcccctaattcctacactgttgaaaccaaaactcccaaaatcaatcccaacctttcttttgtggtcgtaaaccttgtgtcaaaatttcatagatttcttttaacttaaactaaagttatagtgcgaaaaccaagaaaatgcttatttgggccctttttggcccctaattcctaaaatgttgggaccaaaactcccaaaatcaataccaaccttccttttatggtcataaaccttgtgattaaattttatagatttatattcacttttacttaagttagagtgcgaaaactaaaagtattcggacgacgacgacgttGACGAcaacaacgacgacgacgacgccaacgtgatagcaatatacgacgaaatttttttcaaaatttgcggtcgtataaaaatctaagtacatgtttagattcagcatatcaaagaggcccaagaatttaatttttgttaaaatcaaatttagtttaattatggaccctttggaccttaatgtaggccaatttgaaaacgggaccaaaaatgaagaatctacatacacagttagatttggcatatcaacgaaccccatttattcaatttttgatgaaatcaaataaagtttaattttggacccagatttggaccaacttgaaaactgggccaataatcaagaatctaagtacatttttggattcaacatatcaaagaacccaaccgattcattttttgtcaaaatcaaactaagtttaattttggaccctttggaccttaatgtagaccaatttgaaaacatgactaaaagttaagaatctacatacacagttagattcggcatatcaaagaaccccaattattcaattttgatgaaatcaaacaaagtttaattttggaccctttgggcccctttttacttaactgttgggaccaaaactcccaaaatcaataccaaccttccttttatggtcataaaccttgtgtttaaatttcatagatttctatttacttatactaacgttatggtgcgaaaaccaagaaaaatgcttatttgggtccctttttggccccttattcctgaactgttgggacctaaactcccaaaatcaataccaacctcccttttgtggtcataaacattgagttttaatttcattgttttctatttacttaaaccaaagttattgtgcgaaaaccaagaataatgcttatttgggcccttttttggcccctaattccttaactgttgaaaccaatactcccaaaatcaatcccaacctttcttttgtggtcataaaccttgtgtcaaaatttcatagatttctattcacttaaactaaagttatagtgcgaaaaccaagaaaatgcttatttgggccctttttggcccctaattcctaaaatgttaggaccaaaactcccaaaatcaataccaaccttccttttatggtcatataccttgtgttaaaatttcatagatttctattcacttttactaaagttagagtgcgaaaactaaaagtatttggacgccgacgacgacgccaacgtgatagcaatatacgatgaaatttttttcaaaatttgcggtcgtataaaaagcattttctaatattaagaaatcattttctaatattagaaaatcattttctaatattaataaatagactttttctttttttaatattagaaaatgattttttaatattagaaaatgattttctaatattagaaaatgattttctaatattagaaaatgattttctaatattagaaaatagctCTTTTTGTCCACTTTGGCTTGCCATACATAACACCTTACATGAACCTTCTACTTTTGGTTTAAAACATccaaatacttatacacaagttaatatcctgaaactagaaaaatacttgtttttggcccctaattcttaaactgttgggaccatcATCCGCAAAATTtttcccaaccttccttttgtggtattgaaccttcttaattttttttatagagatCCATTCTTATTATACTTAAGCCATTGTCCAAAATCTAATGTGTCTTTGGACCATGAAAacgaaaaaacaacaacagcatACCATTATAGGATCTCCAAAAATTGTTTGCAGTCATATAAAAAGGCTAAACTAACTTTTtctgaaagtttcaaacaatGACAGGTTCACCAAAAAAGTTGCGTTTCTGCGGAAAAAAATCATACCATTTTGTGAATGAAAGGGAAAGTAGATCCTTGCCCTTATGAAACTGAATTGTTTGCCGCAAACTTAGTCtgctgcaagcttgcggcaaacAAAAAGTTTGCAGGAACACAGAAAATAGTGTTTGCAGATGTTTGCAGCTAGCTGCAAACCTCTGGCAAACAATTGCAGAAGACTGTTTTATATGTTTGCCGCAAGATTGCAGAAAACTTTGACCATTCTATATGTCTCCCAGAACATTGCAGGaattacacaatattgactggGCATGCCTAGTTGGCACTTCCTGGATgctaacaatttgaaattgtgGCTAGGTCATGTTGGTTGTGTTTGGAAATGCATTTCACATATAAGATATTTGGTTCATTAATATGGGATAATCAGTACGTAATTTTGTAAGTACAAATGATTCATAGAACttcatgttttaatgaaataaaaacaggaagttgtcaagtgatcaatctgaaaacacatcacacggtatagctgacttagttAAACCcagaaaccaaatttcagaaatccttgtattgtagtttctgagaaaaatgtgacgaaaaatattcatgggacggacggacggactgacagagggaaaacagtataccccccttttttaaagtgggggtaTAATTAATGTTATCATCATACATAATTAAGTAagcaattatatatacatgtatgtgttattGAAAAACTTAAGCCattataagtttgaatttgtAACTGATGTACTGCACCATCATGATCATGATAAGATTAATTTAAATTCTGTAATGCAATTATTACCTAGCTTTATAGTCTCAATACACATTTGAGATTTTAccttgttcattttttaatacagGTATATTATGTCATTTGAGAATGACTTCTGCCCCTTTTTCAAAACTCAAATGCATGTATGTATTTCCTTAAATCTCATGAGTTTGCAAGAATTCTTCCAATGACAGTTTGTATAAAGACAGGAATtgacttttataaaattttgtgtaatttttgAAAGAGATCATTTTAAATTGAATGTGTCTTCACACATGACATTAGTATATGTGTAGTTCCTGCAAGTTTGCAACAAACAATTGCAGCAAACTTGCAGCAAATCTAATTTGCATAATTATGTTTGCAGCAAACAATTGCCGCAAGCTTCCGTCAAATCTAATTTGCATAATTATGTTTGCAGCAAACAATTGCCGCAAGCTTGCGTCAAATCTAATTTGCATAATTATGTTTGCAGCAAGCTTGCTGCAAATTTCAGTTGCATGGTAAAATGGTTGCAGCAAGTTTGCAGAAAACATTTGCTGCAAACTTGTGGCAAATGTTTGCTGCAGGTCTTTTTTTCAGTGAGGGTGATACTGACATTATCAGTGATTTCACATCAAAGGAGAAATGCACAAATTACCTATAAACCATAATCATGATTATGCATCCTGCAAAAGGGGGTATAATTAATTCAGTCAGAAAACAACCATGGGTTCAGACAGAATGGTTGAATTACAAGCAGAGAAAACTTATGACCATATTCACAGTGTGACATCATTagatgacaatacaaatattaaacattccTTTACAGTCACAGAGAATCAATGTTGCAATGTAGGTTCTACTATATATAATCAATCTTTAATTTCACCATTGGCAAAGAGATAGTTtgatttgtatttcaaattttaagataGATTTTGACTGGCAAAAGTCCATTTCTAATGTCCTTATTTACCTGTACAATTTTTGCCTCTTCTCTTCTAGTAATAAATGCAAACAAGTAATCATTTAGTTTAAGCAGAAACTGTCTAGGGTCTACTTTCAGTAATGTTTCTTCTAAATCCAAGACAGGAATAAAACCAGGAAAAGAATGTCTCATCACTTTGAAATTCTCGTTTTCCAAATCCTGAATTTCTAAGTAAAAGGTCTCATGACAAACGCCTTTGTGTGATGTGTCATAACTGAATATAATGTTGGTATTGTCAACAGAAAACACtgaaaatcctaaaataaaaactgaatgTGTAAATATAGTTGTTTAGTAATATAAAGAAATGTTTGCTCGGTTTGcaacaaaaatcaataatttccattaaatgtaaaaaatgtattgatatgCATAGATACAGGTGCTAGAAAGCTCCTACAAGTCCCATGAACAAATGACCTGTAAACCAAGAGTAATCTCTCACCTTTGTGCAATTTGGATAGTatgataaaaaattcaaaattcaaaattcaacacctgaacatgcatgacatgtgaAGTTTAACTATGCAACacatttaatgtaaataaacCATGACTAAAAGTGCAGGGCAAAATAACCTCTGCAAAAAATGAGAAATTCAAATGCTTATATAACTGCCTATTAAATAACCTATTAAAAGTTTTTCCCTTCAagttggtatatatatataaacacacaCTTAAACATGcgaatttgtaaaattttaaagtttaaaccaTGATCAGGGGTCAGGGCCATATGGTTATCTCCATGCAAAAGAGACAAAACCTATTTAACCCCCTCCACATTTTTGTGTGTGTCAAGAGCATCTGGGCTTTGTAAGTCATGTATGTTTGTTTCtaaattttggttcatttatatttttttagagttTCGTGTGGTGTCCATTAATTCCTAAAtagaacacatttttatattagGGACCAGCTAAGGCCTGCCTCCTGGTGCAGGATTTCTTGCTGGGTTAAAGATCCAttggtgggattttttttttgcttttggccaggttgttgtctttttgacacattctgttctcaattttaaaagtttactgACAggtaattttatgttttagttttatGTTTTACACCACTTGATTCTTATCACCTGTTAATCTGTAACAATCCATCAAGGTAGACAACTCCTGATGATGACTTTTTACATCAGTTAATTCCTCTGTATCTCTCTCTGGAGTATCTTCTTCCAATGACACATTGTTTTCtgaaatctatttaaaaaactgcttatttacttttcacatatatgtttaaaattataatgaaaGAGAAGAATTTTCAATGTGCCAAGGTTATTTCAATTGTAAAATgcaaatgttaaattaaaatagTAATACTTTAACATGTAAGTTATGCAAATTATTCAAaggcaatgaaccatgactgaaggtACAGGGTGACACAATCTCATGGAAATACAAATTCATACCAAATCTTTCACCTGACACTAGTGGTTCCTCAGAAGCAAACCTAATCAGGGTGTCCAAGCTGTCACATAATCACAAAtgttttgccaatataatcacataatgataactattttttaaaacaagatagtcaaataaaaaaaaaatacagtcctacagattatcatgaaatatttgaactggtaatcaaataatcactATAGAATGGCTAAGTAATCATATAATCAATGAGAAGGCTTGCTTATACACATGTACATTGAAATACATGCTTAATATCATTGACCTTTGGTTCCTGTTCTAATTAAATTTAATCACAAACTGATAAAATTGTTGATGGCGCAGACGCAAGAAACAGCATACTCTGTCAAGGGGAGACAAAAACCCTGAGTATATCATATACTAGTAGGACGTTAAAACAATACAGTATTGgcagttttatataataatatgaagttgtctcattggcactcctaccacatcttcttatttatattatttatatatagcaCATTGTAGcactttaaaacaataatttggcAATTTTGTACAAACTTGCAGACCTTTGCAAACATAAGATGTATTGACAGCAAAGGAGCTTAATATCaagatatttgaatttgaagaaaaaaaaatatatatcacagaTAATTTGACTAAAAGTTAAAACAGTAAAAGATTTTGAGAAAAGGGATACATGTCTAAATACATGAAATGATTTGACTATATTAATAAGCAAAGtgggaagtaaaattaaatattgcactgtcaatatgacatttgttgtagttggtttattaaaaaataataatactcaGAACTAAATCAAAAGGAGTTTCCATGGAAAGGTGGACAGATCTTAATAATTTTTCCAATGGACATTTACCATAGTTTCTACAGTCTGTAACTGAATTTTGAGAGCATCTCTTTGTCTTCTTAACTGTACTAGTCTCTGTACTGTCAGTTGTGTGTTATCTGATGTGTTTCTACTCAGATTTTTAGCCTCTAATACTTCCAGAAAGTCCATTTCTACAATGAAagtgataaaagtaaaacagaTGTTTACCCATGTGTACATGATGTATGAAACAATACACACCTGTCACCATACACTCTGCCATATTGGAggacaaattaaacaaaactgcCAGTGATCAggataatgtatatttttatacaataacaTCCATTTAATGAATCTGATGGTTACAACACACAATCATCACTCTTATCGGAACCAGTCGAGCAGTCACTTTATTCCATTTTTCTTCATAAGATAaggtatatcatgtatatcatattatgtatatacaatgtataaacaagTCTTAATTGAAacacaattataaaagaaacttttttatatcatgattttttgtatgttttcatgCATATCATTTGTCAGTCATACTGTACATACTGTATgaggatttttgtttttaacttttttttatccatgTTATCAGGTTATTATGGTTATTTCTGCATGGacaattcatatttttcatgatgTATCCCTTTGTCATTGTTTGTGGTCACAACTCCTACAGTTTCAACCTACAAAATTTGTTCTATTTCCCATACTCATGATTCGTTTATTTCCATGGGTAATGAAAGATATTTTTCTGGGattgataaaatatgtaaaatgatcatgatgatcTATTATTTGGTGTTCATTTTATTTACTGGATTCAAAACTTCATGCACCTACTGGCTatcatttttaacatgtttaagaacaTTGCAAAATTGACCAATCTACATGTATACCTTTCGATTTGTGTTGTTGTTCAACTTGTTGGGTTTCTATTTTATTAGTCTTACTCCCATACCTTCTTTTATTCTTACATATccataatcaaatatatattgtgagaagaaaaaaaaaattaaaaaatcatacaagctTATTGTAGAATacttcaatatttctttagataTCCAG
Encoded here:
- the LOC134691209 gene encoding centromere protein O-like isoform X1, yielding MVRCRGNFVNKLEECTGNRFSVLAVKLNTEASSEKICGEMDFLEVLEAKNLSRNTSDNTQLTVQRLVQLRRQRDALKIQLQTVETMISENNVSLEEDTPERDTEELTDVKSHHQELSTLMDCYRLTGFSVFSVDNTNIIFSYDTSHKGVCHETFYLEIQDLENENFKVMRHSFPGFIPVLDLEETLLKVDPRQFLLKLNDYLFAFITRREEAKIVQGKLNVDYSEPVDFIEIKIGNSSDILQLEFQLTYTDLLHTMPTKTRLTVIVNDDSEGHGVKPKEKLVKEWKNNLQTELLTDAIFDIMKDYKSLTSYHFDK
- the LOC134691209 gene encoding centromere protein O-like isoform X4, whose amino-acid sequence is MDFLEVLEAKNLSRNTSDNTQLTVQRLVQLRRQRDALKIQLQTVETMISENNVSLEEDTPERDTEELTDVKSHHQELSTLMDCYRLTGFSVFSVDNTNIIFSYDTSHKGVCHETFYLEIQDLENENFKVMRHSFPGFIPVLDLEETLLKVDPRQFLLKLNDYLFAFITRREEAKIVQGKLNVDYSEPVDFIEIKIGNSSDILQLEFQLTYTDLLHTMPTKTRLTVIVNDDSEGHGVKPKEKLVKEWKNNLQTELLTDAIFDIMKDYKSLTSYHFDK
- the LOC134691209 gene encoding centromere protein O-like isoform X3 → MCSVPFSEMDFLEVLEAKNLSRNTSDNTQLTVQRLVQLRRQRDALKIQLQTVETMISENNVSLEEDTPERDTEELTDVKSHHQELSTLMDCYRLTGFSVFSVDNTNIIFSYDTSHKGVCHETFYLEIQDLENENFKVMRHSFPGFIPVLDLEETLLKVDPRQFLLKLNDYLFAFITRREEAKIVQGKLNVDYSEPVDFIEIKIGNSSDILQLEFQLTYTDLLHTMPTKTRLTVIVNDDSEGHGVKPKEKLVKEWKNNLQTELLTDAIFDIMKDYKSLTSYHFDK
- the LOC134691209 gene encoding centromere protein O-like isoform X2; this encodes MKKSARQNPEMDFLEVLEAKNLSRNTSDNTQLTVQRLVQLRRQRDALKIQLQTVETMISENNVSLEEDTPERDTEELTDVKSHHQELSTLMDCYRLTGFSVFSVDNTNIIFSYDTSHKGVCHETFYLEIQDLENENFKVMRHSFPGFIPVLDLEETLLKVDPRQFLLKLNDYLFAFITRREEAKIVQGKLNVDYSEPVDFIEIKIGNSSDILQLEFQLTYTDLLHTMPTKTRLTVIVNDDSEGHGVKPKEKLVKEWKNNLQTELLTDAIFDIMKDYKSLTSYHFDK